In one window of Methanosarcina vacuolata Z-761 DNA:
- a CDS encoding MarR family winged helix-turn-helix transcriptional regulator, producing MENFREINLKEIDPREILGPIAHTYRSNLAYMAKELEAYRVGSGQFEFLLFLYHKDGVSQETIAKTLKVSKATIARAIHNLEKEGYVYRERDEKDLRAYKVYLTDKGKEMRSIIFKKQASFMDLLFSDFTFEEKKIFRLLIHKAVIKLFEPGVETPSDRPDGMK from the coding sequence ATGGAAAATTTTAGAGAAATTAACTTAAAGGAAATAGACCCTAGAGAAATATTAGGTCCAATTGCCCACACCTACCGGAGCAATCTGGCATACATGGCAAAGGAACTCGAAGCTTACAGGGTCGGAAGCGGACAGTTTGAGTTTTTACTGTTTTTGTACCACAAAGATGGAGTATCACAGGAAACCATTGCAAAAACCCTGAAAGTGAGCAAAGCAACAATTGCCAGAGCGATCCATAATCTGGAAAAAGAAGGTTACGTTTACAGAGAAAGGGACGAAAAAGACCTTCGAGCTTACAAGGTTTACCTGACTGATAAAGGCAAGGAAATGAGATCTATAATTTTTAAAAAGCAGGCTTCTTTCATGGATCTTCTCTTTTCGGATTTTACCTTTGAAGAAAAAAAAATTTTCAGGCTACTCATTCATAAAGCTGTGATTAAACTTTTTGAGCCTGGGGTCGAGACTCCATCGGACAGGCCTGATGGCATGAAATAA